A genome region from Macaca nemestrina isolate mMacNem1 chromosome 15, mMacNem.hap1, whole genome shotgun sequence includes the following:
- the LOC105495714 gene encoding SRR1-like protein isoform X2 yields MAAATATALESWQAAAPRKRRSAARRPRRREAAPRSPKAEFESDSGVVLRRIWEAEKDLFISDFWSSALETINRCLTKHLEQLKAPVGSLSDIFGNLHLDSLPDESDVAPDSIPRETLVTGTCHLKCVCYGIGNFATCIIARNQLTFLLLLLEKCQIPRSHCWVYDPLFSQLEIEVLNTLGVTVLSENEEGKRSIRGERTIFYMLHCGTALYNNLLWSNWSVDALSKMVIIGNSFKGLEERLLARILQKNYPYIAKEKGAGAQSPALWYL; encoded by the exons ATGGCTGCGGCCACAGCTACCGCGCTGGAATCCTGGCAGGCCGCGGCTCCGCGGAAGAGGCGCTCGGCGGCTCGACGGCCGCGGCGGAGGGAGGCGGCGCCCCGGAGTCCCAAGGCGGAGTTCGAGTCTGACAGCGGAGTCGTGCTTCGTCGcatctgggaggctga gAAGGACCTGTTTATCTCTGATTTCTGGAGTTCAGCACTAG AAACCATCAATAGATGTCTCACAAAACATCTGGAACAGCTGAAGGCCCCTGTGGGGTCTCTTTCTGACATCTTTGGAAACCTGCATCTTGACTCATTGCCAGATGAGTCAGATGTGGCCCCTGATTCTATCCCAAGAGAGACCCTGGTCACAGGAACGTGCCATTTGAAGTGTGTGTGTTACGGCATTGGGAACTTTGCCACCTGCATCATAGCTAGAAACCAGCTAACGTTTTTGCTGCTTTTGTTGGAAAAGTGCCAG ATTCCCAGAAGTCACTGTTGGGTATATGACCCTCTGTTTAGCCAACTTGAAATTGAAGTACTGAACACCCTTGGTGTGACTGTTCTCAGTGAGAATGAG GAAGGGAAACGGAGTATTCGCGGGGAACGTACCATCTTTTACATGCTCCATTGTGGGACGGCCTTGTACAACAATCTTTTATGGAGTAATTGGTCAGTAGATGCCCTTTCTAAGATGGTCATCATTGGGAACAGTTTCAAAGGACTTGAGGAGAG gcTGTTGGCAAGGATTCTGCAGAAAAATTATCCCTACATTGCAAAG
- the LOC105495714 gene encoding SRR1-like protein isoform X1 encodes MAAATATALESWQAAAPRKRRSAARRPRRREAAPRSPKAEFESDSGVVLRRIWEAEKDLFISDFWSSALETINRCLTKHLEQLKAPVGSLSDIFGNLHLDSLPDESDVAPDSIPRETLVTGTCHLKCVCYGIGNFATCIIARNQLTFLLLLLEKCQIPRSHCWVYDPLFSQLEIEVLNTLGVTVLSENEEGKRSIRGERTIFYMLHCGTALYNNLLWSNWSVDALSKMVIIGNSFKGLEERLLARILQKNYPYIAKILKGLEELEFPQTSQYMDIFNDTSVHWFPMQKLEQLSTDIWEFQEEPDYQDCEDLEIIRNKTEDPSTTD; translated from the exons ATGGCTGCGGCCACAGCTACCGCGCTGGAATCCTGGCAGGCCGCGGCTCCGCGGAAGAGGCGCTCGGCGGCTCGACGGCCGCGGCGGAGGGAGGCGGCGCCCCGGAGTCCCAAGGCGGAGTTCGAGTCTGACAGCGGAGTCGTGCTTCGTCGcatctgggaggctga gAAGGACCTGTTTATCTCTGATTTCTGGAGTTCAGCACTAG AAACCATCAATAGATGTCTCACAAAACATCTGGAACAGCTGAAGGCCCCTGTGGGGTCTCTTTCTGACATCTTTGGAAACCTGCATCTTGACTCATTGCCAGATGAGTCAGATGTGGCCCCTGATTCTATCCCAAGAGAGACCCTGGTCACAGGAACGTGCCATTTGAAGTGTGTGTGTTACGGCATTGGGAACTTTGCCACCTGCATCATAGCTAGAAACCAGCTAACGTTTTTGCTGCTTTTGTTGGAAAAGTGCCAG ATTCCCAGAAGTCACTGTTGGGTATATGACCCTCTGTTTAGCCAACTTGAAATTGAAGTACTGAACACCCTTGGTGTGACTGTTCTCAGTGAGAATGAG GAAGGGAAACGGAGTATTCGCGGGGAACGTACCATCTTTTACATGCTCCATTGTGGGACGGCCTTGTACAACAATCTTTTATGGAGTAATTGGTCAGTAGATGCCCTTTCTAAGATGGTCATCATTGGGAACAGTTTCAAAGGACTTGAGGAGAG gcTGTTGGCAAGGATTCTGCAGAAAAATTATCCCTACATTGCAAAG ATTTTAAAAGGACTGGAGGAGCTTGAGTTTCCTCAGACTTCACAATACATGGACATATTTAATGACACCTCTGTCCACTGGTTCCCCATGCAAAAGCTAGAACAGCTCTCCACAGATATTTGGGAGTTTCAGGAAGAACCAGATTATCAGGACTGTGAGGACCTTGAAATCATCAGGAACAAGACAGAAGATCCTTCCACTACTGACTGA
- the LOC105495714 gene encoding SRR1-like protein isoform X3, translated as MAAATATALESWQAAAPRKRRSAARRPRRREAAPRSPKAEFESDSGVVLRRIWEAEKDLFISDFWSSALETINRCLTKHLEQLKAPVGSLSDIFGNLHLDSLPDESDVAPDSIPRETLVTGTCHLKCVCYGIGNFATCIIARNQLTFLLLLLEKCQIPRSHCWVYDPLFSQLEIEVLNTLGVTVLSENEEGKRSIRGERTIFYMLHCGTALYNNLLWSNWSVDALSKMVIIGNSFKGLEERLLARILQKNYPYIAKESGDDK; from the exons ATGGCTGCGGCCACAGCTACCGCGCTGGAATCCTGGCAGGCCGCGGCTCCGCGGAAGAGGCGCTCGGCGGCTCGACGGCCGCGGCGGAGGGAGGCGGCGCCCCGGAGTCCCAAGGCGGAGTTCGAGTCTGACAGCGGAGTCGTGCTTCGTCGcatctgggaggctga gAAGGACCTGTTTATCTCTGATTTCTGGAGTTCAGCACTAG AAACCATCAATAGATGTCTCACAAAACATCTGGAACAGCTGAAGGCCCCTGTGGGGTCTCTTTCTGACATCTTTGGAAACCTGCATCTTGACTCATTGCCAGATGAGTCAGATGTGGCCCCTGATTCTATCCCAAGAGAGACCCTGGTCACAGGAACGTGCCATTTGAAGTGTGTGTGTTACGGCATTGGGAACTTTGCCACCTGCATCATAGCTAGAAACCAGCTAACGTTTTTGCTGCTTTTGTTGGAAAAGTGCCAG ATTCCCAGAAGTCACTGTTGGGTATATGACCCTCTGTTTAGCCAACTTGAAATTGAAGTACTGAACACCCTTGGTGTGACTGTTCTCAGTGAGAATGAG GAAGGGAAACGGAGTATTCGCGGGGAACGTACCATCTTTTACATGCTCCATTGTGGGACGGCCTTGTACAACAATCTTTTATGGAGTAATTGGTCAGTAGATGCCCTTTCTAAGATGGTCATCATTGGGAACAGTTTCAAAGGACTTGAGGAGAG gcTGTTGGCAAGGATTCTGCAGAAAAATTATCCCTACATTGCAAAG gaaagtggGGATGACAAGTAA